A single Vulpes lagopus strain Blue_001 chromosome 3, ASM1834538v1, whole genome shotgun sequence DNA region contains:
- the FUS gene encoding RNA-binding protein FUS isoform X2, which produces MASNDYTQQATQSYGAYPTQPGQGYSQQSNQPYGQQSYSGYGQSADTSGYGQSSYGSSYGQTQNSYGTQSTPQGYGSTGGYGSGQSSQSSYGQQSSYPGYGQQPAPSSTSGSYGSGSQSSGYGQPQSGGYGQQSGYSGQQQGYGQQQSSYNPPQGYGQQNQYNSSSGGGGGGGGGGNYGQDQSSMSGGGGGYGNQDQSGGGGGYGGGQQDRGGRGRGGGGGYNRSSGGYEPRGRGGGRGGRGGMGGSDRGGFNKFGGPRDQGSRHDSEQDNSDNNTIFVQGLGENVTIESVADYFKQIGIIKTNKKTGQPMINLYTDRETGKLKGEATVSFDDPPSAKAAIDWFDGKEFSGNPIKVSFATRRADFNRGGGNGRGGRGRGGPMGRGGYGGGGSGGGGRGGFPSGGGGGGGQQRAGDWKCPNPICENMNFSWRNECNQCKAPKPDGPGGGPGGSHMGGNYGDDRRGGRGGYDRGGYRGRGGDRGGFRGGRGGGDRGGFGPGKMDSRGEHRQDRRERPY; this is translated from the exons ATGGCCTCCAACG ACTATACCCAACAAGCAACCCAAAG ctatGGGGCCTACCCCACCCAGCCTGGGCAGGGCTATTCCCAGCAGAGCAATCAGCCCTATGGACAGCAGAGTTACAGTGGTTACGGTCAGTCAGCAGACACTTCAGGCTACGGCCAGAGCAGCTATGGTTCTTCTTATGGACAGACCCAGAACA GCTATGGCACTCAGTCAACTCCCCAGGGATATGGCTCAACTGGTGGCTATGGCAGTGGCCAGAGTTCTCAGTCATCTTATGGGCAACAGTCCTCTTATCCTGGCTATGGCCAGCAGCCAGCTCCTAGCAGCACCTCGGGAAG tTATGGTAGTGGTTCTCAGAGCAGCGGCTACGGGCAGCCCCAGAGTGGGGGCTATGGCCAACAGTCTGGCTATAGTGGACAGCAGCAAGGCTATGGACAGCAGCAAAGCTCCTATAATCCCCCTCAAGGCTATGGACAGCAGAACCAGTACAACAGTAGCAGTGGAGGTGGTGGCGGAGGGGGTGGTGGAG GTAACTATGGCCAAGATCAGTCCTCCATGAGTGGTGGCGGCGGCGGTTATGGCAATCAGGACCAgagtggtggtggcggtggctaCGGGGGAGGCCAGCAAGACCGtgggggccgcggccggggcggTGGCGGTGGTTACAACCGCAGCAGTGGTGGCTATGAACCCAGAGGTCGTGGAGGTGGCCGTGGAGGCAGAGGCGGCATGGG CGGAAGTGACCGTGGTGGCTTCAATAAATTTGGTG GCCCTCGGGACCAAGGATCACGTCATGACTCTG AACAGGATAATTCAGACAACAACACCATCTTCGTGCAAGGCTTGGGCGAAAACGTTACAATTGAGTCTGTGGCCGATTACTTCAAGCAGATTGGTATTATTAAG acaaataagaaaacaggacAGCCCATGATTAATCTGTACACAGACAGGGAAACAGGCAAGCTGAAGGGAGAGGCCACGGTGTCGTTTGATGACCCACCTTCTGCTAAAGCAGCTATTGACTGGTTTGATG GTAAAGAATTCTCTGGGAATCCTATCAAGGTCTCATTTGCTACTCGGCGAGCAGACTTCAATCGGGGTGGTGGCAATGGTCGTGGAGGCCGAGGGCGAGGAG GACCCATGGGCCGTGGAGGCTAtggaggtggtggcagtggtggcggTGGCCGGGGAGGATTCCcaagtggaggtggtggtggtggcggccaACAGCGAGCTGGTGACTGGAAGTGTCCTAATCC TATATGTGAGAACATGAACTTTTCTTGGAGGAATGAATGCAACCAGTGTAAGGCCCCTAAACCAGATGGCCCAGGAGGGGGACCAGGAGGCTCTCATATGG GGGGTAACTATGGAGATGATCGTCGTGGTGGCAGAGGAGGCTATGACCGGGGCGGCTACCGAGGCCGAGGCGGGGACCGTGGGGGCTTCCGAGGGGGCCGGGGTGGTGGGGACAGAGGTGGCTTTGGCCCTGGCAAGATGGACTCCAG GGGTGAGCACAGACAGGATCGCAGGGAGAGGCCGTATTAG
- the FUS gene encoding RNA-binding protein FUS isoform X3 — MASNDYTQQATQSYGAYPTQPGQGYSQQSNQPYGQQSYSGYGQSADTSGYGQSSYGSSYGQTQNTGYGTQSTPQGYGSTGGYGSGQSSQSSYGQQSSYPGYGQQPAPSSTSGSYGSGSQSSGYGQPQSGGYGQQSGYSGQQQGYGQQQSSYNPPQGYGQQNQYNSSSGGNYGQDQSSMSGGGGGYGNQDQSGGGGGYGGGQQDRGGRGRGGGGGYNRSSGGYEPRGRGGGRGGRGGMGGSDRGGFNKFGGPRDQGSRHDSEQDNSDNNTIFVQGLGENVTIESVADYFKQIGIIKTNKKTGQPMINLYTDRETGKLKGEATVSFDDPPSAKAAIDWFDGKEFSGNPIKVSFATRRADFNRGGGNGRGGRGRGGPMGRGGYGGGGSGGGGRGGFPSGGGGGGGQQRAGDWKCPNPICENMNFSWRNECNQCKAPKPDGPGGGPGGSHMGGNYGDDRRGGRGGYDRGGYRGRGGDRGGFRGGRGGGDRGGFGPGKMDSRGEHRQDRRERPY; from the exons ATGGCCTCCAACG ACTATACCCAACAAGCAACCCAAAG ctatGGGGCCTACCCCACCCAGCCTGGGCAGGGCTATTCCCAGCAGAGCAATCAGCCCTATGGACAGCAGAGTTACAGTGGTTACGGTCAGTCAGCAGACACTTCAGGCTACGGCCAGAGCAGCTATGGTTCTTCTTATGGACAGACCCAGAACA CAGGCTATGGCACTCAGTCAACTCCCCAGGGATATGGCTCAACTGGTGGCTATGGCAGTGGCCAGAGTTCTCAGTCATCTTATGGGCAACAGTCCTCTTATCCTGGCTATGGCCAGCAGCCAGCTCCTAGCAGCACCTCGGGAAG tTATGGTAGTGGTTCTCAGAGCAGCGGCTACGGGCAGCCCCAGAGTGGGGGCTATGGCCAACAGTCTGGCTATAGTGGACAGCAGCAAGGCTATGGACAGCAGCAAAGCTCCTATAATCCCCCTCAAGGCTATGGACAGCAGAACCAGTACAACAGTAGCAGTGGAG GTAACTATGGCCAAGATCAGTCCTCCATGAGTGGTGGCGGCGGCGGTTATGGCAATCAGGACCAgagtggtggtggcggtggctaCGGGGGAGGCCAGCAAGACCGtgggggccgcggccggggcggTGGCGGTGGTTACAACCGCAGCAGTGGTGGCTATGAACCCAGAGGTCGTGGAGGTGGCCGTGGAGGCAGAGGCGGCATGGG CGGAAGTGACCGTGGTGGCTTCAATAAATTTGGTG GCCCTCGGGACCAAGGATCACGTCATGACTCTG AACAGGATAATTCAGACAACAACACCATCTTCGTGCAAGGCTTGGGCGAAAACGTTACAATTGAGTCTGTGGCCGATTACTTCAAGCAGATTGGTATTATTAAG acaaataagaaaacaggacAGCCCATGATTAATCTGTACACAGACAGGGAAACAGGCAAGCTGAAGGGAGAGGCCACGGTGTCGTTTGATGACCCACCTTCTGCTAAAGCAGCTATTGACTGGTTTGATG GTAAAGAATTCTCTGGGAATCCTATCAAGGTCTCATTTGCTACTCGGCGAGCAGACTTCAATCGGGGTGGTGGCAATGGTCGTGGAGGCCGAGGGCGAGGAG GACCCATGGGCCGTGGAGGCTAtggaggtggtggcagtggtggcggTGGCCGGGGAGGATTCCcaagtggaggtggtggtggtggcggccaACAGCGAGCTGGTGACTGGAAGTGTCCTAATCC TATATGTGAGAACATGAACTTTTCTTGGAGGAATGAATGCAACCAGTGTAAGGCCCCTAAACCAGATGGCCCAGGAGGGGGACCAGGAGGCTCTCATATGG GGGGTAACTATGGAGATGATCGTCGTGGTGGCAGAGGAGGCTATGACCGGGGCGGCTACCGAGGCCGAGGCGGGGACCGTGGGGGCTTCCGAGGGGGCCGGGGTGGTGGGGACAGAGGTGGCTTTGGCCCTGGCAAGATGGACTCCAG GGGTGAGCACAGACAGGATCGCAGGGAGAGGCCGTATTAG
- the FUS gene encoding RNA-binding protein FUS isoform X1: protein MASNDYTQQATQSYGAYPTQPGQGYSQQSNQPYGQQSYSGYGQSADTSGYGQSSYGSSYGQTQNTGYGTQSTPQGYGSTGGYGSGQSSQSSYGQQSSYPGYGQQPAPSSTSGSYGSGSQSSGYGQPQSGGYGQQSGYSGQQQGYGQQQSSYNPPQGYGQQNQYNSSSGGGGGGGGGGNYGQDQSSMSGGGGGYGNQDQSGGGGGYGGGQQDRGGRGRGGGGGYNRSSGGYEPRGRGGGRGGRGGMGGSDRGGFNKFGGPRDQGSRHDSEQDNSDNNTIFVQGLGENVTIESVADYFKQIGIIKTNKKTGQPMINLYTDRETGKLKGEATVSFDDPPSAKAAIDWFDGKEFSGNPIKVSFATRRADFNRGGGNGRGGRGRGGPMGRGGYGGGGSGGGGRGGFPSGGGGGGGQQRAGDWKCPNPICENMNFSWRNECNQCKAPKPDGPGGGPGGSHMGGNYGDDRRGGRGGYDRGGYRGRGGDRGGFRGGRGGGDRGGFGPGKMDSRGEHRQDRRERPY, encoded by the exons ATGGCCTCCAACG ACTATACCCAACAAGCAACCCAAAG ctatGGGGCCTACCCCACCCAGCCTGGGCAGGGCTATTCCCAGCAGAGCAATCAGCCCTATGGACAGCAGAGTTACAGTGGTTACGGTCAGTCAGCAGACACTTCAGGCTACGGCCAGAGCAGCTATGGTTCTTCTTATGGACAGACCCAGAACA CAGGCTATGGCACTCAGTCAACTCCCCAGGGATATGGCTCAACTGGTGGCTATGGCAGTGGCCAGAGTTCTCAGTCATCTTATGGGCAACAGTCCTCTTATCCTGGCTATGGCCAGCAGCCAGCTCCTAGCAGCACCTCGGGAAG tTATGGTAGTGGTTCTCAGAGCAGCGGCTACGGGCAGCCCCAGAGTGGGGGCTATGGCCAACAGTCTGGCTATAGTGGACAGCAGCAAGGCTATGGACAGCAGCAAAGCTCCTATAATCCCCCTCAAGGCTATGGACAGCAGAACCAGTACAACAGTAGCAGTGGAGGTGGTGGCGGAGGGGGTGGTGGAG GTAACTATGGCCAAGATCAGTCCTCCATGAGTGGTGGCGGCGGCGGTTATGGCAATCAGGACCAgagtggtggtggcggtggctaCGGGGGAGGCCAGCAAGACCGtgggggccgcggccggggcggTGGCGGTGGTTACAACCGCAGCAGTGGTGGCTATGAACCCAGAGGTCGTGGAGGTGGCCGTGGAGGCAGAGGCGGCATGGG CGGAAGTGACCGTGGTGGCTTCAATAAATTTGGTG GCCCTCGGGACCAAGGATCACGTCATGACTCTG AACAGGATAATTCAGACAACAACACCATCTTCGTGCAAGGCTTGGGCGAAAACGTTACAATTGAGTCTGTGGCCGATTACTTCAAGCAGATTGGTATTATTAAG acaaataagaaaacaggacAGCCCATGATTAATCTGTACACAGACAGGGAAACAGGCAAGCTGAAGGGAGAGGCCACGGTGTCGTTTGATGACCCACCTTCTGCTAAAGCAGCTATTGACTGGTTTGATG GTAAAGAATTCTCTGGGAATCCTATCAAGGTCTCATTTGCTACTCGGCGAGCAGACTTCAATCGGGGTGGTGGCAATGGTCGTGGAGGCCGAGGGCGAGGAG GACCCATGGGCCGTGGAGGCTAtggaggtggtggcagtggtggcggTGGCCGGGGAGGATTCCcaagtggaggtggtggtggtggcggccaACAGCGAGCTGGTGACTGGAAGTGTCCTAATCC TATATGTGAGAACATGAACTTTTCTTGGAGGAATGAATGCAACCAGTGTAAGGCCCCTAAACCAGATGGCCCAGGAGGGGGACCAGGAGGCTCTCATATGG GGGGTAACTATGGAGATGATCGTCGTGGTGGCAGAGGAGGCTATGACCGGGGCGGCTACCGAGGCCGAGGCGGGGACCGTGGGGGCTTCCGAGGGGGCCGGGGTGGTGGGGACAGAGGTGGCTTTGGCCCTGGCAAGATGGACTCCAG GGGTGAGCACAGACAGGATCGCAGGGAGAGGCCGTATTAG